One window of the Ornithodoros turicata isolate Travis unplaced genomic scaffold, ASM3712646v1 Chromosome22, whole genome shotgun sequence genome contains the following:
- the LOC135373228 gene encoding uncharacterized protein LOC135373228 gives MSKAFRMFEPMKMATLTMSQYFRTQKEHLFPAVNDVYLMRQAEILDQLRPLPLTLAGDGRCDSPGHTALYGTYTLLETAANRIVHCELVKSTEVSSSKAMEAYGLQKCLAFLGVHDMTVDTLVSDRLSGMKAMLRRLCPHIMHIFDVWHVVKGEW, from the exons ATGTCAAAAGCTTTTAGGATGTTTGAGCCTATGAAGATGGCAACACTTACAATGTCTCAGTACTTTCGAACGCAGAAGGAGCACCTCTTTCCTGCTGTGAATGAT GTCTACCTCATGAGACAAGCAGAGATCCTTGACCAGCTTCGGCCACTGCCCCTGACGCTTGCCGGGGATGGCAGGTGCGACTCACCCGGCCACACTGCATTGTATGGCACCTACACGCTTCTGGAGACTGCAGCCAACCGTATCGTGCACTGCGAGTTGGTTAAG TCTACTGAGGTCAGCAGTAGCAAAGCAATGGAAGCCTATGGTCTACAGAAATGCCTCGCCTTTCTCGGGGTACATGACATGACTGTGGACACCCTGGTCAGTGACCGCCTTTCTGGCATGAAAGCCATGCTAAGGCGACTGTGCCCACACATAATGCACATATTTGATGTGTGGCATGTTGTCAAAGGTGAGTGGTGA